Part of the Hemibagrus wyckioides isolate EC202008001 linkage group LG09, SWU_Hwy_1.0, whole genome shotgun sequence genome, tccctccatccatcaaCAGCTTCCTTCATTTCATCTATCAGTCTGTACACCTTCATCCTTTCAGCAGCTGCTTGGTCTAAATCACTGACTCAGTTATAACCTTCTCAGTTATTGCTGAAtttattcattctctcttttgctctctgtcctctctctgtctttgtctttctctgtctcccttgctctctctgtctgtctctctctgacctccctctccatctttctgtcgctctctctgtcGGTCAATGGCTTTCTGtcctctcttcctgtctctctatatccatctctctctttctgtctcccttgctctctctgtcagtTTGTCTGACCCTGTATCTCTGTCTCCCACACGCTCTCTGTCCGCCactttgactctctctctttctgtctcccttgctctctctcagtctgtctctctttctcccttgctctctgtctcccacactctctgtctgccactctgactctctctttttctctgtctcccactctgactctctctctttctctgtctcccttgctctctctgtcagtTTGTCGGACCCTGTCTCCCtcgctctttctgtctctctttctccgtctgtctctctctgtctgtctgactctcttgTACTTACCCAAGTATGTCAGGCAGCTGGGGACTGCGGTAGATGAACTTGTGCCTGTAGCCCTGACTGCTGGGAAACGGAATAAACTGCACCTTGTGTCCATTCAGGCTCTTGGACTGAGCCGCGATATTGTACAGCtgaaggagaggaaaagaggaaaacgGTCATTAGAAGGAGAAAGCACTCAGCAGGAAGCATCACAGTGGAGCAGAAAACACTGTGCGGTTAGCATACTTTAATGTGGCCTACTgagagtccacacacacacacacacacgggtgcTAAATAACtggataaaatgaaaataaagtatGTTAAATAGATCGACTGTTACTTTTTTTCCTAAGTGGAAAGGGACAACAGGATCATCTTCAGCATGGAGAATCAGGATTGGACAGGAGATGTGATTCACACtgcagagaggaaaagagagcaaaaaaaacatcagtcaCAGATTTCTTTAAATGAAGTCAAAATAAACGTACTTCTTGAACTGAAGGGTCATGTACTGAACTGTTTTGCAGAGGAAAAATAAGTCGGAGGTCACGACATGGCATCACTGTCTGAACTGGTGGAACTGTACGAACTGGTGGTGCTGCTGTTAACATATTTGATGCTATTCAATGCATCCATTTTTTATCCACATTTATTGCCCAGCATGTCAGGGTTGATTACACTCATATATTTGTAGGTTTTTCTTTTGCATCTGTGCCAAAAGTGACATTCACAGTCCTCcacaacaggaagtgatgatTTTCTTCTGCTTAGATACTAAAGCAAATCATTATAAATGGCTAATAATACATGGAAAACTAACAGACGGAAAAAATACGGAGTATTTTAGTACTGAATACCACAGCAGCGTGAGGCCTGTTGTACATGAATGGAGTAAATATGAAACCTGATGAGGAATAAATGCTGAGTGAGCGTTTGTGTAGCAGTTTCTCAGCCAACACTATCCTAttctcatactgtatataccagtacactgtctCATGGCAACAAAATGCTCAGGTTTCTGCTGCAACGCCTTTgcaaaagctgtgtgtgttctgtgttagAGCATGAGTCAGCTTGCTTGCTAATGCAGAACATTACACAGACTATAAATAACACTGGTCAGTGATGTAAAAGCCCAGTGTTAGTCAGCTACAGTTATATTAATAAACAGCAAACTGGGCAAGAATATGAGCTCTGTGAAGTTCTTTTGTTATCCCATGCAGTGGATTTCATTCTTTCAAGGTTCTCATTGTTTTATAGGAAAAACAATCCGATCAATACTTGACTGAGAAATATTTGTGACTCTCTGCTGCTGCAGAGGTTTGTTTGTGATCATAAAATTTGGGGATAATAATGTGGTTTCTCATTAAGACATGTATCAattctattcaattttatttgtatagtgctttcaacaatggacaagtctttacagaaatatatatttttttatattagcaTTTGTCCCGTGCAATGGCAGGGTAGCAGATTATTCGATCCACACGATTTAACACAGGTTTTATCCTGAatgcccttcctgtcacaaccctcccatttttatccgggcttgggactggcaccgAGAGTTAgttcttcagtggctggggtggCGCACTGCTCGgtaatcgaacccgggccacggcaGTGAGagcgctggaccaccaggaggcccctttacagaaatatattcattcataaatgcatatttatccctaatgagcaagcctgatgCAACAGCAAGAAAACTACCTGAGatgataagaggaagaaaccttgagaggaaccagactcaaaagagaaccgTATCTGGTTAACAAGATAGAAGAGACTCCAGCTGTATTATTctggacacacgcacagacacttACTTCTCATCGCTGGGAAATCGGATATCGTTGGCAGTGATGGAGTCCAAAAAGAACCAGTCGAAGCCTGGGAGATATCTGTAAACCTGCAACGTTACAATACACACGAAAAGCCaattatgaatattaaaataaaaataaaatgcattcatGAGTATAGGTATAAAATAATAGCAATATAGATTTGTCATTTCTTCATGGATCTATCTGAGCAATATGATTATGCAGAACGAAATCACTTTTCATTCTATTATCAGTCACATGACAAAGGATGCTGAGACGAAGCTGTGCTTTTCTAGGCAACGGTTACAGCATGTAGGACATGGGACCAAATGTGGATTTTACATCCAAATAATATAGTTCAGACCTGTGGAGATGATCATTGAGTATTTATCCATggctatttatttttcttgtacaCGCATGCACACAATATATGTAATGAGCTGACCATGGAGAAGGGGTGGCTCTTGGCTTCTTCCCTGATGTTGGTAAAAGGAGACTCCAGGATAACAGCTTCAGGTGGCGTTCCTGTAAACACAGCAGGAAACACTGCTTCACCATAATCTCATTCCTCTTCCGTACCACGAACAAGCCACCTCCAGGGTACAATGAGAGTATGTATATGCGTTATTAAATGACTTACAACATAAAACTGTAGGACTACAGCCATACTTCATCTTTGCATAAAAGGAAGTTTTCCTTCTCACAAATTTAAGGAAATGTCTGATACCAATAGAAACATCAATTTGCATAGttaagtgagtgtgagtgtaaacaGTCATTATCGAATCCTCCGAATTAGTATCTTTCACCAGAATATCCATTACACTCTAGTCTGCGACTTGGAGGGTCAAATGGCCTTTAGACGGAGTTACAGTTAGTTGGatcacatatgcacacactcacctctgTCACACAGACGCCTGGCTAAGTTAGTGGCCACTCTGGAAAAAAACgaaataaatacacactatcagaaacaagCTCACTCAGCTTTCTCCTTCTATTACGCTTCCATCgaaacatttctgtaaatttatgtactgtaacataaatgatgttgatgttagggTCTTAATTTTGGAAGTAAGGAACTATGAGGACTCTGTAGCtaagaagaaatgaaagaatgCAACTTGCACAAAAAAACCTACAAGGTATGTCAGTAACTGGTTCTTCAAagcttaaacaaacaaacaaacaagaatcAATTAAACTGTGAGTAACGTTAAAATAATTAGTGCTCATCTGCTTGTGTTAACTTCTGGCATTTTTCTGGTGAAAGGTGACTATCCATTTGAGAATATTCATTAAGAACGTTAATAATCCAGAAATTTTAGGCCACTTTGGCATTCCATGTCATTAAGGTCCATAGGAGACTCTGAAACCTAAAAAATCTGAGCACGATCTCAAGGagcgtaaaaataaataaataaataaataaatattcatatcaATTAAATTTTCTATCCTGTCACTCAGGAGGTGAAATAAACTCATCCTGGCTGTGAGACAGTGAAGAgaagtacaaaataaaataacaaatcagaaaacacaagggcaattcagacaaaccggaaaaggtaggtatagtttgtgaatggaattcttactgctgattggacgagacatcggtcactcaggacatacaggctgcagcagtagaaagtggattggtgtgtgtatgaacacagctctgctcttataacgctccttacatcctttaatctggaatagtttggtcttcgaAACATTCCTGCGTTCTATTgggtgtttttagagatcgcaaactaatctttaatccatgatacgctatcagtatatccaaaatcacagcATATGAACCTTCCGCaaagtagcgctgaatgaattccattttctcaTAAacgtttgttattttctttaaaagatttaaaggtgcattattggaaaaaaaaatggtttaaagtgaaggcagaactccacacatgtacaagaaataaagttagatacacaatttcctactgcttgtagatcttgagtgaccggtgtctcgtccaatcagtggtaagaattctatacctaccttttacagtttgtctgaattgcccttgtgtttttagatttcttatagtttcggatttgttattttgttttgcacttttcGGCCACCATAATTTCGGCTTAAGTGTTCTTCTGTATACACTGAAATGGTACGAATGTAAATTATGGTGTGATCTGCTGCCATGATCCGACAGAACGTCTGGAAGCTTCCAGGATTCTATTAACAGAAAAGCAAGACCCACCCGGTTCCCAGAGAGTGGCCCCAGATGTAGAGCTGAGTGTTCCCGATCCTCTGTTTCAGCCACTGGTAAAGGAAGAGAGCATCCTGCGTCATCCCTCTCTCAGAAGGGCTGCCCTCTGAATCCCCccaacctgacacacacacacacacacacagccacatatACAAAGATGCTTAACTGCATAATAATGGTCTCATCAGCAAGGACTCTGTATATGTTCACAGGCTCTCTCACTAtaatctttatttcattttacatattttaatacactgccaaatataataaaatactcACCTCTGTAATCGAATGTGACTACATGGTAGCCTAATGAACTGAGGACCTGAAAGACAGAACAGAGTGAGATGGATGACAAACAAATCACCCAACCCATGTTATATGCATATAATTAAACACTAAACTGCTAGGAATGACAGGAATGATCTACACTGTTAACGTCATCAGTTTCAGGAAATGGTTTACACACAAGCACATCACTGGGTTCATGGTACTGAGGtgtaggtgtttgtgttttaccTTATAGAGCTGCACTCTATGGTCTCCtcccctgaaacacacacaataagacaACGacaacattatacacacacactgttaaggCTTGTATTGATGATCAAATGTCCTCAGAACGATAAGAATATCTGAAAGTTTTATCTTGTGTGGACATTTGGCTATttttccttttgtgtgtgttactggaatTAAAGTTAGTATTAGATTTATTTAGCTCCATTACAGTGGAAGCTTCTCACAAGGATAGCAtgacaattgtgtgtgtgtgtgtgtgtacctggtcccTGCATTGCCATGCAGATAGAGCATGACTGGGTGAGAGGACTGGAGTTTGCTTTCATACCAGTTTCCTTCTTTTTCCTGTGCCTCCTTCCACAGCAGGGCTGGTACTGtgtgcctgagagagagagagagagagagagagagagagagaaagaggacagatagagagacagacagatagatacagagaaaaagacagagagagacaaaaagagacagagagacacacacagagtaacagacagagagagaggcagaaagagagagaaacagagagatggatagagagagacacacacagagtcagactttgaaactcctgaagtgtttccatttgtgtgatgtgtgacaCCTCAGGCTAAGACTAAAGTTATCATGACAACAGTGAGTAGCTTCTTTATAGCAACATTATACTGGAGCTACaataacccagccactgaggggttaactctcagtgccgaacccaagcccagataaaatgggagggttgcgtcaaaAAGGACATCCGGTGGAAAAACCTGCAGCAAAATCAAATATACAGCataaatgatccgctgtggcgacccagACCAGGGGGTAGAAGAAGGATGACAAGATACTGGAGTTACAAACTGTGGAGTTTTAAACTGTGCTAATTTTTGCACTCATTTAACACgctgatattttttattaaaataaaataaaaataaaaggttttgCCATTATGTTCCTGTAGGGTTTCCTCATATATAGtgcttcaattaaaaaaaaaaaacaagatgcgtatataaatatttatgattCTGATAAATCAAGTAATCTTAATGATTTATGCATGATATAATCTTTATTAAAGcttatgatatgatatgatatatgataatttatcatattactattaataatgttaataatattaataatgtgttATGGATCAATCACTAATATCGTGTACAGCAGTAGTGCATTTATTATTGGATTCCTCCTTGTCATATCCCCACAGTCTGTACAGAAGGCTCCTCTCACACTAGAagaaatggtaaaaaaaaaaaaaacagaaagcagaAAAACGAAGAGACGAATGTGATGATGCAGTCTGTGCGTCTTATGACGAAGCTCTTACCACACGCCGATATGAACGCCTTCCTCTGGCTGAAGgtagaaattgtgtgtgtggttcaggcCTTGATCCAGCGGCTTCTTAAGATCGATAAAATATGGCACcctcactggaaaaaaaaaacacagaaagagactgAAGCTCAACACCGTGGCAACATGCGGGATGTAAACAGACAAGATGTCAGTTCTGCTTTCTCACGGTCTGAAAATGTACActggttttttttatatagaaagTTTTTCTCAAAGATTTGGCAATAATTAAAAGCCTTGTGACCTCAACTGCAGTCCTGCATGCATGAAATCAACAGATTAGTCAAGTGAAAGACGATCACATGTCCTTCCTGTACAGACAAGCAACcacgcatgcacacatgcacacacacacacacaaactctctctctctcattctcacttCCTAGGCCAGATCAGCAAGACCGAATGCTTTGCACAATCAAGTGTTTTagatttcttgtttttcttctcaaaTGCATTGAGCTGAATTATAAACAGAAGCAGATCAGTGGTGTAGATAATCAAAAGCAAGGAGGGACTTTACACTTCCCAAATTACACCAGAATAAATCCCCCAGGGGGAAATTATTGATAATGTGGTTGGTACAGAGGTCTCAGAAACTCATGCAGAAAATAGGGTTAAATATAGATGGACGAGAAGGCTGAAAAGTAGCTAAAGTTGGCACGGGGTTGGGCGCTATTGAATAATGATTATTACACTGTTAAAAAATTGTGATAAAACAACAGGTTACAGGTCTGTCAAGGAGACACAGAGGCACACATAAGGCATTATTGACCTTttctggtcattacagagttcAGAGTAATGATCAATGAAAATATAATCTAATATACAACATATGTGGGGTTTTTGTCCCTCGTATATAATCACATCATGAAGAATTCATGCATTCAAGCTGCCATTAAATTAATTCATAGCCTACAAGAATCACTAGGATCATAAATATGCGCTTTAGGTAAGTTGTAATCGTTTGCTGTTAACAAATGCAAATGACTTACTGGAGATACGTATATAGTATTAAAGGTTAATGAGACATTTATCTATATGCTGGTTTAGAAAGAGGAATTACTCACCAAAGTTTAAAAAGACAAGCTTGGCCTGGATGGAAGGACAGAGCTTGATGACGAATGGAATAGCAATGTAGATCCCCAAAACCCAGAGGAAGATCCTCCTCAACCTGCACATCAAACCACCCCtgtaaatcacacacaaacacacacaattatatatttgtcacatctattatatatatagactatatttatacactttatattgccaaaagttttgggacactcctccaaatcactgttgtttttcaggagttgggctcggtcccttagttccagtgaaaggaactcttaatgcttcagcatattaagacattttggacaatttcccaactttgtgggaacagtttggggatgaccccttcctgttccaacatgactgcacaccagtgcacaaagcaaggtctataaagacatggatgagtgagtttggtgtggaggaacttgactggcctgcacagagtcctgacctcaacctgatagaacatctttaggatgaattagagtggagactgtgagccagaccttatcatctgacctcacaaatgcgcttctagaggaatggtaaaaaaattcccataaacacactccttaaacacactcctttccttgtggaaagccttcccagaagagttgaagctgttatagctgcaaagggcggaccaactccatattacattcatgtgcatgtaaaggcagacttcccaaaacttttggcactatagtgtgtgtgtatattatatatatatatatatatatatatatatatatatatatatatatatatatatatatatatatatatatatataaaatattacagcacTCAGTGTGGAATGTTTATAATGCATGTGCTGTGAACAGTGCTTCAGCTCACTAGATGCAAAAGTGTAGATAGAAAAGATATGAAAAAGTATGGAACTTTTTCAGAAAATATTAAGTATTGTTTTACACAATGTCTGACATACACTGGGTTTTCACAGGGCAAATATGAAAACCCACaacctttctctctcacacacacacacacacacacacacacagacatttggAGGAGCAGTGCTATATTATAAAATGTCAAACTTATGAGCAAATaaatagagggagagaaaagaacACTAAGTAAGAATCATCTAAATACAGGAATgaaaggggaagagagagagagagagagagagagagacagagatcacATGAAGGAGACTGCAGTAGGTAAAAGTCTAGGGCATTGGTCATGAGGTCAGAGGAGTCAGTTTCTGCTCTCAGCTCTCACTAGACAGGATCAGTTACTGCACACTTCCTGATTATATAGATTTCCCACttgccagacacacacacacttacagacagagaggcataaAGACACTCagagaaacatacacacacacacttacagacagagagacatacacagacacacacacttacagacagagagacatacacagacacacacacttacagacagagagacatacacagacacacacacttacagacagacatacagacacaatcacatatgtctctgtgtgtgtctgtatgtctctgtgtgtttctctgtgtgtgtctgtatgtctctgtgtgtgtctgtatgtctgtctgtgtgtttctctgtgtgtgtctgtatgtctctgtctgtgtgtttctctgtgtgtgtctgtatgtctgtctgtgtgtttctctgtgtgtgtctgtatgtctctgtgtgtgtctgtatgtctgtctgtgtgtttctctgtgtgtgtctgtatgtctctgtctgtgtgtttctctgtgtgtgtctgtatgtctctgtgtgtgtctgtatgtctgtgtttctctgtgtgtgtctgtatgtctctgtctgtgtgtttctctgtgtgtgtctgtatgtctctgtatgtctgtctgtatgtctgtctgtgtgtttctctgtgtgtgtctgtatgtctctgtgtgtgtctgtatgtctctgtgtgtgtctgtatgtctgtctgtgtgtttctctgtgtgtgtctgtatgtctctgcctgtgtgtttctgtatgtctctgtgtgtgtctgtatgtctctgtctgtgtgtttctctgtgtgtgtctgtatgtctctgtgtctgtctgtgtgtttctctgtgtgtgtctgtatgtctgtctgtgtgtttctctgtgtgtgtctgtatgtctctgtgtgtgtctgtatgtctctgtctgtgcctGTATGTCTCTGTATCAGAAATTTCAATGTGATTTATTAATATAGTGAATTGCTCATGATCCCGTCTCTATAGCTTTGCTCTCATTTCCCACCCACTGTAACTGCATGCATTTCATTTAGACATTACTCTCATTTTcaccaaactaaacattagtTTTTGTTGCTATTGGTTAAGCTGAGTGCTTGTTAATAaaatagtagtgtgtgtgtgtgtgtgtgtgtgtgtgtgtgtgtagtaatatAATAAAGCTCCGTATACAACACTCTGTACTCACTCTATTGAATAATGAGAATTAGATTAAGGACTGAAATTCTCCGTCTCTACACTGTGTGCTGGAAcattgtgtgtgggtgggtgggggtggggggttgttGCTCTTTGTATATAGCTCTAAAGCTACATTTACACAAGTCATCAGTCGCTGTATGATGAAGTCGTCAGTAGACGTCCAGTGGGTGGTATCAGTGGGTGGTACAGCTAGGATTCCACTTGGTGATGAATCAGGtttcttgctgctaaaatgaaCTATTTTGTAGGAAGATTTGaggtttgtgtataaaattcagcagtgtgtgtactgtatactgTAAGTATCATAtaggagatgaaggagaagcagtgtgtgtatactgtccTCACCCCCACTGATGGTCACTCTACCAACTCACTACAAACATCTGCATCAAGTTCAACTGTTCTCATCTCTGTCATGTCAGtgatgtggacacacacacacaaacacagacagacagagacatacacacacaggctcacacaaaaacatacagacacagagagacacacacacacagatgaacacatgcacacagactctctctctcacacacacacacacacacaaatatacaaccacacacacagacagacacatacagacagacacacacagacagacagagacatacacacacaggctcacacaaaaacatacagacacagagagacacacacacacagatgaacacatgcacacagactctctctctctctctcacacacacacagacaaatatacaaccacacacacagacacacacacagacagacacacacagacagacagagacatacacacacaggctcacacaaaaacatacagacacagagagacacacacacacagatgaacacatgcacacagactctctctctctctctctctctctcacacacagacaaatatacaaccacacacacagacagacacatacagacagacacacacagacagacagagacatacacacacaggctcacacaaaaacatacagacacagagagacacacacacacagatgaacacatgcacacagactctctctctctctctctctctctctctctcacacacacacacagacaaatatacagacacacacagagacagacacacacagagacagacacacacagagacagacacacacgcagcatGGGTCTCTCCACTGATACAGAACACAGGCCTAAGAGAAtgattatttctgtttaataacAAAAGAAAGGCATTCTCCCAAAAGCAAAGCCAGAGACCATAGAgttacaacaccacaacacaattaaTGTCATGCACACtatcactcagacacacacacacacacaggaagcattcatcatttctgatttttttcattaattttctcCTGTCTGTAGGCCCTCCTGCTGCATTTCCCTACTAGATAGAAGAGTCTGAACTGATCCatttaaaaaacactaaacatatGGCTTCATCATCTGCTGGGTGTCGGTTGTACTTCGATTGAACAATGCATGCTTTAGTCGAACTTTTAGTTTCTCCTCTTAATGCATtttagagaaaaacaaacaaacaaacacaacacatgatGCCTGTCGCATGAAATGAACAGTCCGAGACAGAAAGAAATCATCCCTCGTATCATCACGCCATTCAGAGTATGCTTCTCACTactgacaaacaaacaaaacaaacaacatcaaaagaataaaaaaacagcaaataatCTGAAATGAAACCTTGTACTGATTATCTCAAAATgagattaattaaataaataaataaaaataataaaagcaattATTCTGAATTGAAACCTTATATTTGATGTCTTGCTAtctcaaaaataataaaaaattttttaataaaaataaagcaaataatctGAACTGAAACCTTATATTGATGTATCTTTAtctcagaataaataaacaaacaaataaataaagcaaataatctGAAATAAATCCTTATATTAATGTCTtgttatctaaaaataaataaatacatataaagcaaataatctgaaataaatccttgtatcaatgtcttgctatacaaaataaagcaaatcatctgaaatgaaaccattataTATACTGATGTCTTCTTATCTCTGTTATCACATTCATCCAgatattacacaatacacatgaaTGATTTCATACAGTTTTCGGACCACACCCTGTGTAATAGTGAGAGGTCTTTCCTGCACCCTGAGACTGGAAACACGGGTTATACAGGTAGCGCTGCAGGTAAAGTCCTTTCCAACAGAGAGTGGAGTAGGAATGGAGTTTTAATGGGGCTAAACCATGCTGTCCATCTTGTCTGACTGTTGTCATCATCAGTGCTGACAAAGCATGACAAGCGTCCTAGTTCCAAGAAGAAAAGGTCGGCATGAGGAACTTCCAGTTTTAAAACACTATCATGATTCGTTTCTCATGATACCTTCTAATCAGTTTGAGATACTGACAGCTAATTAACTAATTATATAAACTTCTATAGACTAAagagatacacactgacacacacacacatacacacacacacagtcttcccAAACAGTCTGAGATACTGATAGCTAATAAACAGATTCTATAGACTTCTATAGACtagatatacacacagagagacacccatggagagacacacacagacacaagagAGTGTCTTCCAAACAGTCTGAGATACTGATAGCTAATAAACAGATTCTATAGACTAGAGATACACACTGTGAGACACCCATGGagacacacatagagacacacacacagacacacgggAGAGACAAGCAGAGAGACACGCAAAGACACATGCAGAGACACATGCAAAGA contains:
- the abhd12 gene encoding lysophosphatidylserine lipase ABHD12; the encoded protein is MRRRNNSPSEEHESSAASTLLNRGTDQDKGDSNTETDKAMGRKCRRGGLMCRLRRIFLWVLGIYIAIPFVIKLCPSIQAKLVFLNFVRVPYFIDLKKPLDQGLNHTHNFYLQPEEGVHIGVWHTVPALLWKEAQEKEGNWYESKLQSSHPVMLYLHGNAGTRGGDHRVQLYKVLSSLGYHVVTFDYRGWGDSEGSPSERGMTQDALFLYQWLKQRIGNTQLYIWGHSLGTGVATNLARRLCDRGTPPEAVILESPFTNIREEAKSHPFSMVYRYLPGFDWFFLDSITANDIRFPSDENVNHISCPILILHAEDDPVVPFHLGKKLYNIAAQSKSLNGHKVQFIPFPSSQGYRHKFIYRSPQLPDILGDFLSTTHPHV